Proteins encoded within one genomic window of Humulus lupulus chromosome 1, drHumLupu1.1, whole genome shotgun sequence:
- the LOC133787437 gene encoding protein EXORDIUM-like 5: MEIAHLVIVFMVVFLHHGRNVASTKPTVQTLNTNAEFFNPKLPPRTLSSSKKYEGSSDLVNLRYHMGPVLSSAPINIYLIWYGKWAVSQKLLIKDFLLSISTTDRRAAPSPSVAEWWRTVSLYTDQTGANVSRSVVVAGEYSDLRYSHGSSLTRLSVQQVIANAVRSAPLPVDHKQGIYLILTSQDVTVQDFCRAVCGFHYFTFPSLVGYTLPYAWVGNSGKQCPEVCAYPFAIPGYMAGGGPVALSPPNRDVGVDGMISVIGHELAELASNPLVNAWYAGEDPTAPTEIGDLCEGLYGTGGGGGYIGQVMRDTGGRTFNVNGRKGRRFLVQWIWSPVLKACAGPNAMD, translated from the coding sequence ATGGAAATTGCCCATTTAGTAATAGTTTTCATGGTGGTCTTTCTTCACCATGGAAGAAATGTAGCTTCAACTAAGCCCACCGTACAAACCCTCAACACAAACGCCGAGTTTTTCAACCCAAAGCTTCCTCCGAGGACCCTTTCCTCGTCCAAGAAGTATGAGGGCTCTTCGGACCTCGTTAACCTCCGGTACCATATGGGACCGGTTCTGTCATCGGCTCCGATCAACATTTACCTCATATGGTACGGAAAGTGGGCTGTGTCCCAGAAGCTTTTGATCAAGGATTTTCTCCTCTCCATCTCCACCACCGACCGTCGCGCTGCACCATCTCCTTCCGTTGCTGAGTGGTGGCGCACGGTGTCTCTTTATACCGATCAGACTGGTGCTAACGTTTCGCGTTCTGTTGTCGTTGCTGGGGAGTATTCCGATCTCCGTTACTCTCACGGCAGCTCACTCACGCGCCTCTCTGTCCAGCAAGTCATCGCTAACGCCGTCAGATCCGCGCCGCTACCTGTCGACCACAAGCAAGGTATCTACCTTATATTAACGTCACAGGATGTCACCGTTCAGGACTTTTGTCGAGCAGTTTGCGGGTTTCACTACTTCACATTCCCTTCCCTCGTGGGCTACACGCTCCCTTACGCCTGGGTTGGAAACTCCGGCAAGCAGTGTCCGGAGGTCTGTGCTTACCCTTTTGCCATACCTGGGTACATGGCCGGAGGTGGGCCGGTGGCGCTCTCGCCGCCGAATAGAGACGTGGGTGTGGATGGAATGATCAGCGTGATCGGCCATGAGCTAGCGGAGCTGGCTTCGAACCCACTAGTAAATGCCTGGTACGCCGGAGAGGACCCAACGGCCCCGACGGAGATCGGCGACTTGTGCGAGGGTCTTTACGGGACAGGCGGAGGCGGTGGGTATATTGGGCAAGTAATGAGAGACACAGGAGGAAGGACTTTCAATGTGAATgggagaaaaggaagaagattcTTGGTGCAGTGGATATGGAGTCCAGTTTTGAAAGCTTGTGCTGGTCCTAATGCCATGGATTGA
- the LOC133787453 gene encoding metallothionein-like protein 4B, with protein MNPDTKGSGVTACNNKCGCPSPCPGGSACRCNKSRSETTSSGSGGGDEHTKCSCGEHCSCHPCTCSSATAGLAKAPCTCGPGCTCLTCAS; from the exons ATGAATCCAGATACAAAAGGAAGTGGTGTTACGGCCTGTAACAACAAGTGTGGCTGCCCTTCACCGTGCCCTGGTGGCTCCGCTTGCAG GTGTAACAAATCGAGAAGCGAGACAACAAGTAGTGGTAGTGGAGGTGGAGATGAGCATACAAAGTGCTCATGTGGAGAGCACTGCAGCTGCCACCCATGCACCTGCAGTAGCGCCACTGCTGGGCTTGCCAAGGCTCCTTGCACTTGTGGTCCTGGTTGCACTTGCCTCACTTGTGCCTCTTGA